In Flavobacterium sp. WV_118_3, one DNA window encodes the following:
- a CDS encoding SusC/RagA family TonB-linked outer membrane protein encodes MRVKIKSFLTLFLVLLVQNLIAQERIVSGKVTDTNGLPLPGVSVVEKGTTNGSQTDFDGNYKVKVSPSAILVYTFIGMKTQELRANATVLNVKLEEEARVLEGVVVTALGITRDKKSLGYASQKLEGEAVNSSPTVNFVNNLAGKVAGLDVKINSNFGGSTNIILRGAKSITGNNQALIVVDGIPISNANLNSKDAVNGRDGYDFGNAAADIDPNNIESINVLKGAAATALYGSLAQQGAIMITTKKGRKNSEIGISTSSTVSVGYYDKSTFPKYQTEYGQGYAGEDSIYSADVNGDGIPDLVASTGDDASYGNAFNPSLMVYQWDAFVPGNPNFGKATPWVAAANKPGTFFQNSTSYVNNVSLNGGNSDSAFNLSYTNNSETGIMPNSKLVKNTISGNYTRDLNDKIKVNSFMTFTHQSVTGRNSVGYGDNILTGFRQWWPVNVDMQALRSEYFRTRSNVSWNQIDPTNGDLRPNFWNNPYFDRYENYTSDNRKRLLTGASISFDITKNFNLLGRVGIDYSYDKQELRKAIGSHAEEFGITQSNNQATESSGYVMYTRDFLQQNYDIIGTYDFSLGSDVSAKVIGGFNFIRADVYSFEGATAGGLLVPGIYSLSNSKVFIPPVESTIPYEKAGVYAQANIDYKKMVYLEGSFRHDESTALPKSSRGYDYYSAGTSIILSEMLKADWLSFAKLRLNYARVGNDPVYGRLGAKQNNGSINNNPIFGNSDQLIEFEKLKPEITHSWELGLEASIFKNRLSVDASVYKTNTKDQIFFVPQSPSTQYISKQINAGELENKGIEIALSATPIKTADFSWNINVNWSKNVNKLLSLDSGRTNLLLTTFQRTSLNATVGEPYGTIRGTDYVYDANGNPVVGDDGLYLTNPDQVLGNIQPDWIGGVSNKVTYKNLSLSFLINVRQGGSIFSLDQAYGQETGLYPETAGLNDLGNPVRSPLSQGGGIILPGVKEDGTPNDIRVDATASANVFGGDSNPEKAFVYDASFVKLREVALNYTMPSKLLEHSFIKGVSFSLIGNNLWIIQKHTPYADPEAGSSGGNIQGYQSGVMPSIRVYSFNVKLNF; translated from the coding sequence ATGAGAGTAAAAATCAAATCTTTTTTAACACTTTTTTTAGTGTTACTGGTGCAAAACTTGATTGCACAGGAAAGAATCGTTTCCGGGAAAGTGACCGATACAAATGGTTTACCTTTACCCGGTGTTAGCGTAGTTGAAAAAGGAACTACCAATGGATCCCAAACCGATTTTGACGGTAATTACAAGGTTAAAGTTAGCCCGAGTGCGATACTGGTATATACTTTTATCGGTATGAAAACTCAGGAATTACGAGCGAATGCAACAGTACTAAATGTAAAACTGGAAGAAGAAGCCCGAGTACTGGAAGGTGTTGTTGTAACTGCCTTAGGTATTACACGAGACAAAAAATCATTGGGATATGCCTCTCAAAAACTCGAAGGAGAAGCGGTAAACTCCTCTCCTACGGTAAACTTTGTCAACAATTTAGCCGGTAAAGTAGCCGGATTGGATGTAAAAATCAACTCAAACTTTGGTGGTTCGACCAATATTATACTTCGTGGTGCCAAATCCATTACGGGAAATAACCAGGCCTTAATCGTAGTCGACGGTATTCCGATTAGCAATGCCAACCTAAACAGTAAGGACGCTGTAAACGGTCGTGACGGTTATGATTTTGGTAATGCTGCGGCAGATATTGATCCGAACAACATTGAATCGATTAACGTACTAAAAGGCGCCGCTGCTACAGCGCTATACGGAAGTTTAGCCCAACAGGGAGCGATTATGATCACCACTAAAAAAGGAAGAAAAAATTCCGAAATCGGAATTTCAACCAGCTCTACCGTATCAGTGGGTTATTATGACAAATCTACATTTCCAAAATACCAAACCGAATACGGACAAGGATATGCCGGAGAAGATAGTATTTACAGTGCCGATGTAAACGGCGACGGTATTCCGGATCTGGTAGCCTCAACAGGAGACGATGCTTCCTATGGAAATGCTTTTAATCCATCGCTAATGGTATACCAATGGGATGCCTTTGTACCGGGAAATCCGAATTTCGGAAAAGCGACACCTTGGGTAGCTGCTGCCAATAAACCGGGAACATTTTTCCAGAACTCCACTTCCTATGTAAACAACGTTTCCCTAAATGGCGGTAACAGCGACAGTGCTTTTAACCTGAGCTATACCAACAATTCCGAAACCGGCATTATGCCCAACAGTAAGCTGGTAAAAAATACGATCAGTGGTAACTATACCCGTGACCTGAACGACAAAATCAAGGTGAATTCGTTTATGACTTTTACCCATCAAAGTGTAACCGGTAGAAACAGCGTTGGATATGGCGACAATATCCTGACCGGTTTCAGACAATGGTGGCCGGTGAACGTCGACATGCAAGCTTTAAGAAGTGAATATTTCAGAACGAGAAGTAATGTAAGCTGGAACCAGATCGACCCTACCAACGGCGATTTACGTCCCAACTTTTGGAACAACCCGTACTTCGACCGTTACGAAAACTATACCAGCGACAACCGTAAACGTTTGCTAACCGGAGCCAGTATTAGTTTTGACATCACGAAAAACTTCAACCTGTTAGGTCGTGTGGGTATCGATTATTCTTACGACAAACAAGAGTTACGCAAAGCAATTGGTAGTCACGCTGAGGAATTCGGAATCACACAATCGAACAATCAGGCAACCGAATCGTCCGGATATGTAATGTACACCCGCGACTTCCTGCAACAAAACTACGACATCATTGGTACCTATGATTTTAGTTTGGGTTCTGATGTTTCCGCCAAGGTTATCGGAGGTTTTAACTTTATCCGCGCCGATGTGTATTCGTTCGAAGGCGCTACAGCTGGAGGATTGTTAGTACCCGGTATTTATAGTCTTTCCAACTCAAAAGTATTTATTCCGCCGGTAGAATCGACCATTCCATACGAAAAAGCAGGTGTTTATGCACAGGCCAATATCGACTATAAAAAAATGGTTTATCTGGAAGGGTCTTTCCGTCATGACGAATCGACGGCTTTACCAAAATCAAGCCGTGGTTACGACTACTACTCTGCCGGAACCAGTATTATTCTTTCTGAAATGTTAAAAGCCGACTGGCTGTCGTTTGCCAAATTGCGTTTAAACTACGCCCGTGTGGGTAACGATCCGGTATACGGTCGATTGGGAGCCAAGCAAAACAACGGATCCATCAACAACAATCCTATTTTTGGAAACAGCGATCAGTTAATCGAATTTGAAAAACTAAAACCGGAAATCACCCATTCGTGGGAACTAGGATTGGAAGCTTCTATATTTAAAAACCGTTTAAGCGTGGATGCTTCCGTTTATAAAACGAATACAAAAGATCAGATATTCTTTGTACCACAATCGCCATCTACGCAATATATCTCCAAACAGATTAATGCCGGGGAACTGGAAAACAAAGGGATTGAAATTGCTTTAAGTGCCACTCCGATCAAAACGGCTGATTTCTCCTGGAATATTAATGTAAACTGGTCGAAAAACGTAAACAAACTACTATCCTTGGATTCCGGAAGAACCAACCTGTTATTAACCACCTTCCAGCGTACGTCATTAAATGCGACCGTTGGAGAACCTTACGGAACCATCCGCGGAACCGATTATGTATATGACGCCAACGGAAACCCAGTTGTAGGCGACGACGGACTTTACCTTACAAATCCGGATCAGGTGTTAGGAAATATCCAACCGGACTGGATTGGCGGTGTATCCAATAAAGTTACGTACAAAAACCTTTCCCTTAGCTTCCTGATCAACGTACGCCAGGGCGGTAGTATTTTCTCACTGGATCAGGCCTACGGACAGGAAACCGGATTATATCCGGAAACAGCAGGACTTAACGACCTGGGTAATCCGGTACGAAGCCCATTAAGCCAGGGTGGTGGTATTATCCTTCCGGGTGTAAAAGAAGATGGGACACCAAATGACATTCGGGTAGATGCCACAGCATCGGCCAATGTATTCGGAGGTGATTCCAATCCGGAAAAAGCCTTTGTATACGACGCTTCTTTTGTGAAATTAAGAGAAGTTGCCTTAAACTATACCATGCCATCGAAATTACTGGAACATTCATTTATAAAAGGAGTATCCTTTAGTCTAATCGGGAACAACTTGTGGATTATCCAAAAACACACCCCTTATGCAGATCCTGAAGCAGGTTCCTCCGGCGGTAACATTCAGGGCTACCAAAGTGGTGTAATGCCATCGATTAGAGTGTATTCTTTCAATGTAAAATTAAATTTCTAA
- the rpsL gene encoding 30S ribosomal protein S12, producing the protein MPTIQQLVRTGRAQITKKSKSAALDSCPQRRGVCTRVYTTTPKKPNSAMRKVARVRLTNGNEVNAYIPGEGHNLQEHSIVLVRGGRVKDLPGVRYHIVRGALDTAGVNGRTQRRSKYGAKRPKDKK; encoded by the coding sequence ATGCCAACAATTCAACAATTAGTAAGAACAGGGAGAGCCCAGATAACTAAGAAGAGTAAATCGGCTGCTTTAGATTCTTGTCCTCAAAGAAGAGGGGTTTGTACGCGTGTTTACACTACTACACCAAAGAAACCAAACTCTGCAATGCGTAAAGTTGCGCGTGTACGTTTGACAAATGGTAATGAAGTGAATGCTTACATCCCAGGAGAAGGACACAATCTACAAGAGCACTCGATAGTATTAGTTAGAGGTGGAAGGGTAAAAGATTTACCAGGAGTTAGATACCACATCGTTCGTGGTGCTTTGGATACTGCCGGAGTTAACGGTAGAACTCAAAGAAGATCTAAATATGGTGCTAAACGCCCTAAAGACAAAAAGTAA
- the rpsG gene encoding 30S ribosomal protein S7: MRKRQAKKRPLLPDPKFNDQLVTRFVNNLMWDGKKSTAFKVFYDALEIVETKKQDAEKSSLEIWKDALTNVMPHVEVRSRRVGGATFQIPMQIRPDRKISMAMKWMILYARKRNEKSMAGKLASEILAAAKEEGAAVKKRMDTHKMAEANKAFSHFRF, encoded by the coding sequence ATGAGAAAAAGACAGGCCAAAAAAAGACCTCTTTTACCAGATCCGAAATTTAACGACCAGTTAGTAACGCGTTTTGTAAATAACTTAATGTGGGATGGTAAAAAATCGACTGCTTTCAAAGTATTCTATGATGCTTTAGAGATCGTTGAGACTAAAAAGCAAGATGCAGAAAAATCCTCTTTGGAAATCTGGAAAGATGCATTAACTAATGTTATGCCTCACGTTGAAGTTCGTTCTCGTCGTGTAGGAGGAGCTACTTTCCAAATCCCGATGCAGATTCGTCCGGACAGAAAAATCTCTATGGCGATGAAATGGATGATTCTTTATGCCAGAAAAAGAAATGAGAAATCTATGGCAGGGAAACTTGCTTCTGAAATCTTAGCTGCTGCAAAAGAAGAAGGTGCTGCTGTTAAGAAAAGAATGGATACTCATAAGATGGCGGAAGCAAACAAAGCATTCTCTCACTTTAGATTTTAA